A genome region from Nitrospirota bacterium includes the following:
- a CDS encoding septum formation initiator family protein: protein MLFIYLSFSLIFGERGFVRYLKLKSTRADLQAETKKVQDENEEIKKQVDILKKDPHAVENFARELGLTKKGEIIFKYEDETEK from the coding sequence TTGTTATTTATTTACCTCTCTTTTAGCCTGATTTTCGGCGAAAGGGGATTTGTGCGCTATTTAAAACTCAAATCAACCAGAGCCGACCTTCAGGCCGAGACAAAAAAAGTACAGGACGAAAATGAAGAAATTAAAAAACAGGTCGATATTCTTAAGAAAGACCCCCACGCTGTAGAGAACTTTGCGAGAGAATTAGGCCTTACAAAAAAGGGAGAGATAATTTTCAAATACGAGGATGAAACCGAAAAATAG